The genomic segment CAACGGATATTAAGTGCCGAATGCATGGGTAATGCATTAATCTATGTTCTCCTCCCCGCCCTAAAGGAGCGGGGACTATCATTCTCATTGATATAAAGAGAAGGAAAAGCTAAAAAACTCCTCATTAGATAGGCGCATGAGCCGGGGTGGCCGAGTTGGCCCAAGGCGCGGGCCTGCTAAGTCCGTCCCCGAAAGGGGGCCCGGGTTCAAATCCCGGCCCCGGCGCCACATCGTTTCAGGATTATGAGAACCAACAATTATGTGAAATGATTGAGGATTGAAAAATAGATAAGCGGGGAATTATTATCTAATTGAATTACCTTTTTTCTATGGGTACGTATGGCACGTCGTGTGGCCCCACGTAGCATGCCCTGGGCCTGAATAGCCTGTGCTGGTTGAGGTACTCCATGGCGTGCGCAGACCAGCCGACCACGCGGCTCATTGCGAATATTGGGGTATAGTACTCGTATGGTATGCCCAGCAGGTACATGGCGATGCCGCTCCAGAAATCTATATTCGGATATAGATACTTGCTGGCCAATTTCTCCAGCACAACGGCCTCCACCTCGCTCGCTATATTGTAGTACGTCATGTTGCCCTTTGATTGGCTTAATTCCTTCACTAGTTCCTTATATATCTTGGCCCTTGGATCATAAGCCTTATAGACGCGGTGCCCCACGCCCATTAATCTCTTGCCTTCCCCAAGCATTTTCTCTACGTATGGCCTAGCCTTATCTGGGCTCCCGATTTCCAGGTACTGCTTCATGGCTGCCTCATTTGCCCCACCGTGGAGCGGACCCTTTAGAGTAGCTATTCCAGCCACTATTGCTGAGTATAAATCGGTCCAGGTCGATATGGCTACTAAAGTGCCGAAAGTGGAGGCGGGGACTTCATGATCTATATGGAGCACCAGGTATAGATCTATTGCCTTTGTTGATGTGGCGTCGGGCTCGGTTCCAAACATCATATAGAGGAAGTTGGCTGAGTGAGACAGTGATTCCTTCGGCTTTATGTACTCGAGCTTCCTGCTGAATCTATAGTGGGCCGCTATTATGGATGGAAGCTTAGCGGTTAGTCTAACGGCCTTCCTAAAGTTAGCTTCCTGGCTATTATCATTTATGTCTGGATCAAATGCGGCTAAGCCAGCGACGGCGGCCTCGAGGACATGCATTGGGTGTGCCCGGGGCGCTAGGACCCTTATTGTGCTGATCACTTCATCTGGGAGATCCCGCTCCTTGGCCAGCATTGACTTAAAGGACTCCAGCTCCGCCTTCGTGGGTAGGCGGCCATTAAATATTAGGTACGCTACTTCCTCGAAGTTGGAGTACTTGGCTAAATCATTTATATTGTAACCCCTATACCATAAAATGCCTTTTTTCCCATCTATGTCGCTTATTGATGTGGTCTTAACCAGGACGTCCTCCAGCCCATGAATTATTGGTCCACAGGGTGATTGAATTACCTTGCCGGTTGTGGATATTTCCACCTTTGTAATGGTTTCCGACATGTGTGGTTCTACATGCGGTATATATTTAAGCATTTTTAGTGGAAATTACTGCTATTGTAGAAAATAAATTTCACGTACTAAACATATTAGGCGGGATAAGTATATATTAAACCCTACCTAGATATATAATCACGAATGAATTCGGCCACTCCCAAGCCGCTTGGCGCCTTAGTGATGATTCTAGCGGCAGCGCGCAGCTCTGGAACAGCATTTGACACCGCCACTCCCCACCCAACCAACTTTACGGCCCCAATATCGGTGCGTCCATCCCCAATATAAGCCACGTCCCCACACGGAATGCTTAATCGCCTACAGACCTCCATAATAGCGGTGGACTTATCTATGCCGGGCGGAAGTACGTGAATGGCGTAGCCGCTGGACTCCACCACCGCCTCAACGCGCATTCTCTGCAGCTCAGCCCTTATTTTCCCGATTATTTCATCCTCGTTCCCCGTTATTTCGAATGCGGCATCGAAGGAGCGGCAATTGAATTGGTAGCTCAATTTAAGGCCAAGCCGCCTTGCCAACTCCACTCCAAGCTCCTTAATGCCAGGCCTACAGAGGGGTATCTCCTCCCCATTAAGAGATAAGAGGCATCCATTCTCGGCTATTATTGGAGCGAATGCGCCTATGCCTATATATCGAGCCAAGGATTTGGCCACAATCATTGCATTGCCCGTGGCTATTCCAATCCTTATCTTATCCTTAATGGATTGTATTGCCCTTAATGCTTCGGGCTCCAACTCATCAACATCTCTGCTTCTCGTGAGGGTTCCATCTATATCAAGCATAAGTAATCGAATCATTAGAAGCGAGGCAAACGGGCTTGTTTTAACTATGTTGTCCACATAAAAGTTTAATATCTGGACCGCATTTCCCCAATCATGGTTGCCATTAAGGACACCAGGATTCATTCTCTCCGGGTCGTTAATCAATTTGACGCTAATTACCTTGGGAACCTCTTCGGCGGTAGAATGATGGAGTGGATGGTGGAGACCGCCACCATAGCTACCTCTAAGTTATCAAATGGTCCATCCGTTATTTCGTACCTGGATGAATTATTTTTCCTGAGACCAGTCAAGGTGGGGGACATAGTTGCAATAGACGCATGGGTGGATTACGTGGGCAGATCATCGATGGAGACCCGGGTCAGGTCAGAGAAGCGGGGGAGATCAAGCGGCGTCGTGGTGACGTCAACGATGTCCTTCGTCGCCATAAATGATTACGGGAAGCCAAGGGACGTTCCAACCAAGATAGTTCCGGCACCGGATGAAGAGAACGAATTCAGCACAGCAATGGAGAGAAGGAGACAGAGGGAATTACTTGTCGGCAATAGGAGAACTGCTGAACACGATGTTGAGGACCCAACGCATGACTTAAGATTCAGGGTGGAGTCGAGGCAATGGGTTAGGCCCGATGATGCATTGCTCGGCAATATATTGTCAGGCGGAAGATTATTGGCCTGGCTGGACAACATTGGGGCGCTTGTTGCCGCCGAGTACGCGGGGGGAACAGTGGTGACGGGCTCAATAGGCGATGTCGCATTTTACTCCCCTGCATATATAGGCGATGTGGTTAATATACGGGCTGGAGTAACATTCGTCGGCAAATCCACCGTGGAGGTCATGCTAAACGTAATAGCCGAGGACAAGTATGGAGGCTCGCGGCACATGTGTACGGCATACTACACGTTTGTCCACATAGGTGAAACCGGAGAACCAGAACCCGTTCCTCCATATGAACCGAAAACCGATGGAGAGAGGCGACAATACTTGGCCGGCATGGAGAGGCGGAAAAAAATGGAGGAGGACTTGAGGCGAATTAAGGCAAGCATGAATTAATATCATAATTAATGCCTGACGCGTTTCATCATTAC from the Thermocladium sp. ECH_B genome contains:
- a CDS encoding acyl-CoA thioesterase — encoded protein: MVAIKDTRIHSLRVVNQFDANYLGNLFGGRMMEWMVETATIATSKLSNGPSVISYLDELFFLRPVKVGDIVAIDAWVDYVGRSSMETRVRSEKRGRSSGVVVTSTMSFVAINDYGKPRDVPTKIVPAPDEENEFSTAMERRRQRELLVGNRRTAEHDVEDPTHDLRFRVESRQWVRPDDALLGNILSGGRLLAWLDNIGALVAAEYAGGTVVTGSIGDVAFYSPAYIGDVVNIRAGVTFVGKSTVEVMLNVIAEDKYGGSRHMCTAYYTFVHIGETGEPEPVPPYEPKTDGERRQYLAGMERRKKMEEDLRRIKASMN
- a CDS encoding citrate synthase (catalyzes the formation of citrate from acetyl-CoA and oxaloacetate), whose amino-acid sequence is MSETITKVEISTTGKVIQSPCGPIIHGLEDVLVKTTSISDIDGKKGILWYRGYNINDLAKYSNFEEVAYLIFNGRLPTKAELESFKSMLAKERDLPDEVISTIRVLAPRAHPMHVLEAAVAGLAAFDPDINDNSQEANFRKAVRLTAKLPSIIAAHYRFSRKLEYIKPKESLSHSANFLYMMFGTEPDATSTKAIDLYLVLHIDHEVPASTFGTLVAISTWTDLYSAIVAGIATLKGPLHGGANEAAMKQYLEIGSPDKARPYVEKMLGEGKRLMGVGHRVYKAYDPRAKIYKELVKELSQSKGNMTYYNIASEVEAVVLEKLASKYLYPNIDFWSGIAMYLLGIPYEYYTPIFAMSRVVGWSAHAMEYLNQHRLFRPRACYVGPHDVPYVPIEKR